From the genome of Thermaerobacter marianensis DSM 12885:
GTGGCCGTGTTCGACCTGATCCGGTCGGTGGTCGAGGGCGACTTCCGGCCCGGCCTGCACGCCTATGGTCTCAAGGAGGACGGCGTCGGCTACGCCGTCAACGACAAGAATCGGGCGATGATCGAGGACATCACCGCCCAGCTGGACGAGCTGAAGCAGAAGATCATCGACGGCGAGATCCAGGTCCCCGAGACGCCGGGCGACGTGTGAACCGCTGCGGATCACGCGGGACCGGCGCCGGGCCGAACGTTCGAAAAACCGCTGGGCCGGGTTCGACGGCAGGGGACGGCGCGGGAGCCGTCCCCTGCCCGTGCCCGGGGGCCGCGGCGCAGGGAGGTGCGGCTGTGGCAGACGCCGAGTGGATGCTGGAAGCGCGCCACATCACCAAGCGATTCCCGGGTCTCGTTGCCAACGACGATGTCAGCTTCGCCGTGCGCCGCGGCGAGATCCACGCGGTGGTCGGTGAGAACGGCGCCGGCAAGTCGACCTTGATGAAGATCCTGGCAGGCCTGTACGAGCCCGATGCCGGGGAGATCCGGCTCGAAGGCCGGCCGGTGCGCCTGCGTGGCCCGCGCCATGCCGCGCAGCTGGGCATCGGCATGGTCCACCAGCACTTCATGCTGGTGCCCCGCTTCACCGTGATCGAAAACGTGGTGCTGGGAAGCGAGCCCGGTTCGGCCGGCCGGCTGGACCTGGCGGCCGCCCGCGCCCGGGTGGAGGAGCTGGCCCGGCGGTATCGCCTGGAGGTCGACCCCGACGCCCGGGTGGCGGACCTGTCGGTGGGCCAGCAGCAGCGGGTGGAGATCCTGAAGGTGCTCTACCGCGGCGCGCAGGTGCTGATCCTGGACGAGCCCACGGCCGTCCTGGTCCCCCAGGAGGTGGAACAGCTCTTCCGCCATCTGGAGGAGCTGCGCCAGCAGGGCAAGACGGTGCTGTTCATCAGCCACAAGCTGGACGAAGTCCTGGCCATCGCCGACCGCATCACCGTGCTGCGCCGCGGGCGCGTGGTGGGCACCGTGGCAGCGCGCCAGGCGACCAAGGCGCAGCTGGCGGAGATGATGGTCGGCCGGCCCGTGCTCTTCCGGCTCGACCGGCCGGAGCCGCCCGCCCTGGACGATCCGGCCCCGCTGCTGGCCCTGGAGGAGGTCACCTGCCTGGAGGGCGGGCGGGCCGTCATCGACGGCGTGTCCCTGGTCGTGCGGCCCGGGGAGATCTACGCCATCGCCGGCGTGGAGGGCAACGGCCAGGCGGAGCTGCTGCAGGTGGTCACGGGCCTGCGGCCGGTGACCCGCGGCCGCGTCCGGCTGTTCGGCGAGGACGCCGCCGCCTGGAGCGTCGCCCGCCGCCGCGCGGCCGGCATGGCGGTGATCCCCGAAGACCGGCACCGGCAGGCCCTGGTGCTGCCCATGACGGTGTGGGAGAACGCCATGCTGGGCAGCCACCGCGATCCCGGCTGGCGGCGGGGCCCGTTCTACCGCCTGGCGGCCCTCCGCCGCCGCGTCGCCGCCCAGATCGGCCGGTACGACGTGCGCACCCCGTCCCTGGATGTGCCCGTGGCCGCCCTCTCGGGCGGCAACCAGCAGAAGCTGATCCTGGCCCGGGAGCTGGAGCGGGACCCGCGGCTGATCGTGGCGGCCCAGCCCACGCGGGGCCTGGACGTGGGCGCCATCGAGTTCGTCTGGAGCCAGCTGCTGGCCGCGCGGGCGCGGGGGCTGGGCGTGCTGCTCATCTCCGCCGACCTGGAGGAGATCCTGGCCCTGGCGGACCGGATCGGCGTGCTGGCACGGGGCCGGCTGGTGGGCGAGTTGCCGCGGGACGAGGCGACCCCGGAGCGGCTGGGCCGGCTGATGCTGGCGGGAGGTGAACCGGCATGAACCGCATCGCCCGCGGCCTGCTCTACGCCGCCGTTCCCGTGGCCGCCCTGGTGCTGGCGGCGCTGATCGGCGCGGTGGTGGTGCTGGTGACGGGCGGCCACCCGCTGGAAGTCCTGCAGGTCATGCTGCGCTACAACCTGTCGAGCCCCGACAGCATCGCCGGGATCCTCTCGCGCATGACGCCGCTGATCCTGTCGGGGCTGGCCGTCGCCCTCAGCTTCCGGGCCGGCCTGTTCAACATCGGCGTCGAGGGCCAGTACCTGATGGGGGCCTTCACCGCCTCCCTGGCGGGCATCTACCTGGCGGGCCTGCCGGCCGTGCTCCACCTGCCGCTGACGGTGCTGGCAGGCATGGCGGGCGGCGTCCTGTGGGCGTGGCTCCCGGCCGAGCTGCGGGTGCGGCGCGGCGTCCATGAGGTCATCAGCACCATCATGCTGAACTTCGTGTCCACGGCGCTGCTGCTGTGGCTGATCGGCGACGTGTTCCTCGACCCCACCCAGGGCGGCAGCACGCCGCGGGTGCGCATGTCCGAGATCGCCCCCACCGCCCGCATCCCGCGCATCCACGGGCTGGCCGAGCTGCTGGGCATCCCGCTGCGGCCGTCGACGGCGCTGGACTGGTTCTTCCCGGTGGCGCTGGCCGTGGCCGCCGGCGTATACCTCCTGCTATGGCGCACGCCCTTCGGCTTCGAGCTGCGGGCGGTGGGGCTCAACCCGCAGGCGGCGCGGGCCGCCGGGATCCCCGTCGAGGCCACCCTGCGCAAGGCGTTCCTGCTCAGCGGCGCCCTGGCGGGGCTCGTCGGCATGTCGGACCTTTTGGGCTACTTCGGCTACCTGGACATCGACTTCCCCCGGGGCTACGGCTTCACCGGCATCGCCGTGGCGCTGCTGGGCGGCAACCACCCGGCAGGGGTGGTGTTGGCGGCCTTTCTCTTCGCCTTCCTGCAGCGGGGCGGCCTGGGCGTCCAGGCCCTGGCCGGCGTCCCGCGGGAGGTGATCACCGTGATGGAAGGCGTCATCATCCTGACGATGCTGATCACTGCGGCCGTGGCCGGGCGCTGGCTGCGGCGCTGGGAGCGGGCCCGCCTCCTGGCCGGCCAGGAGGGCGGGCGTGGGCCCGAGGGCTCCGCCGCTCCGGCAGCACCCGGAGAGGAGGGACAGCATGCCGGCGCATGAGGGGACGTCGGTCGCCCTTTTGGCCAGCCTCCTGGCCCTGCTGGCCGCCACCCTGCGCCTCAGCCTCCCGGTGCTGATCACCAGCGTGGGGGCAACCTTCACCGAGCTGGGCGGCGTGGTGAACATCGGCCTGGAGGGCATGATGCTGGTCGGCGCCTTCGCGTCGGCCTGGGCGGGGATCACCTGGGGCCCCTTGGCCGGCATCGCGGCCGGCATCGCGGCCGGCGGCCTCTTGGCCCTGGTCCACGCCGTGGCCGCGGTGCGCTTCCGGGTCGACCACATCGTCAGCGGGGTGGCCATCAACCTGCTGGCCGCCGGCCTGGTCCGCATCGGCAGCTACCGGGTCTTCGGCACCGCCACCACCTCGGGGCGCGTGGAGGGCCTGCCCCCCATCCCCGTTCCGTACCTGGGCGACCTCTCGCCGCTGGTCGTGGTGGGCTTCCTCTTGATCGGCGTGGCGTGGTACGTTCAGCAGCGCACGCCCTTCGGCCTGCGGCTGCGCGCGTGCGGCGAGAACCCCCTGGCCGCCGACACCCTGGGCGTCAACGTCGAGGCGATGCGGGTGGCGGGCGTGGTCCTGAGCGGCATGCTGGCCGGGCTGGCGGGATCGTACCTGGTGGTGGAACTCAACCACGTGTACGTCGAGGGCATGACCCAGGGACGGGGTTTCGTGGCGCTGGCGGCGATGATCTTCGGCAACTGGACGCCCACGGGGGCTGCGCTGGCCTCGCTGCTGTTTGGCGCCGCCGAGGCGCTGTCCATCCGGGCCAACGTCGCCATCCCGTACCAGTTCCTGGAGATGGTGCCGTACGTGGTCACCCTGCTCGTCCTGGCCGGGGTCATGCGCCGGTCCACGCCGCCGGCGGCGGTGGGCACGCACTACAGCCGCGGCGACGAGTAAAGGGCGCCCGGGGCCCGGCCCCGAGCCCAGCGCGGAGGGGACCGCCGGTGGCGGTCCCCTCCGCGCGAGACAGGGGGAGTACCCTGGGGATGGACTGTCGCAGCCGAAGGGTCCGGCCGGGACGACCGGCCCCGGCCGCTTACCGATACCTTTCGCAGGTTGCCAGGCGGTTGCGGGGGTCGCCCTGGCGGGGTCTGCCTGGCGGGGTCGCCCCACGCCGGTGGGGTTGCCCCGGTGGGCTCGCCCCGGCGCCGCCCGGGAACTGTGCTATACTGATAGCTTGCCGGAATTTTCGGGAGACGGGGTAACCGGAAAGGATGGACCCCCTTGGGCAAGCGCACGGCCTTCCTCCTCCGCCTGATCCGCCCCTACTGGCACCGGTACGCCCTGGGCATCGCGGCGCTGGTGGCCACCGATCTCCTGCAGCTGGCCATCCCGCGGCTGGTGGGCGCCTTCACCGACGCCCTGGACCGCGGCGCCCTCGACCTGGGCGGCGTGCTGCGCTACGCGGGGATGATCGTCGGCCTGGCGGTGTTCGTCGGCGTGTTCCGCTACTTCTGGCGGATCTACGTGTTCGGCACCTCCTGGCACATCGAGCAGAAGATGCGGGAGCGGCTCTTCGGCCATC
Proteins encoded in this window:
- a CDS encoding ABC transporter ATP-binding protein — protein: MADAEWMLEARHITKRFPGLVANDDVSFAVRRGEIHAVVGENGAGKSTLMKILAGLYEPDAGEIRLEGRPVRLRGPRHAAQLGIGMVHQHFMLVPRFTVIENVVLGSEPGSAGRLDLAAARARVEELARRYRLEVDPDARVADLSVGQQQRVEILKVLYRGAQVLILDEPTAVLVPQEVEQLFRHLEELRQQGKTVLFISHKLDEVLAIADRITVLRRGRVVGTVAARQATKAQLAEMMVGRPVLFRLDRPEPPALDDPAPLLALEEVTCLEGGRAVIDGVSLVVRPGEIYAIAGVEGNGQAELLQVVTGLRPVTRGRVRLFGEDAAAWSVARRRAAGMAVIPEDRHRQALVLPMTVWENAMLGSHRDPGWRRGPFYRLAALRRRVAAQIGRYDVRTPSLDVPVAALSGGNQQKLILARELERDPRLIVAAQPTRGLDVGAIEFVWSQLLAARARGLGVLLISADLEEILALADRIGVLARGRLVGELPRDEATPERLGRLMLAGGEPA
- a CDS encoding ABC transporter permease, with translation MNRIARGLLYAAVPVAALVLAALIGAVVVLVTGGHPLEVLQVMLRYNLSSPDSIAGILSRMTPLILSGLAVALSFRAGLFNIGVEGQYLMGAFTASLAGIYLAGLPAVLHLPLTVLAGMAGGVLWAWLPAELRVRRGVHEVISTIMLNFVSTALLLWLIGDVFLDPTQGGSTPRVRMSEIAPTARIPRIHGLAELLGIPLRPSTALDWFFPVALAVAAGVYLLLWRTPFGFELRAVGLNPQAARAAGIPVEATLRKAFLLSGALAGLVGMSDLLGYFGYLDIDFPRGYGFTGIAVALLGGNHPAGVVLAAFLFAFLQRGGLGVQALAGVPREVITVMEGVIILTMLITAAVAGRWLRRWERARLLAGQEGGRGPEGSAAPAAPGEEGQHAGA
- a CDS encoding ABC transporter permease produces the protein MPAHEGTSVALLASLLALLAATLRLSLPVLITSVGATFTELGGVVNIGLEGMMLVGAFASAWAGITWGPLAGIAAGIAAGGLLALVHAVAAVRFRVDHIVSGVAINLLAAGLVRIGSYRVFGTATTSGRVEGLPPIPVPYLGDLSPLVVVGFLLIGVAWYVQQRTPFGLRLRACGENPLAADTLGVNVEAMRVAGVVLSGMLAGLAGSYLVVELNHVYVEGMTQGRGFVALAAMIFGNWTPTGAALASLLFGAAEALSIRANVAIPYQFLEMVPYVVTLLVLAGVMRRSTPPAAVGTHYSRGDE